The following are encoded together in the Plasmodium reichenowi strain SY57 chromosome 3, whole genome shotgun sequence genome:
- a CDS encoding hypothetical protein (conserved Plasmodium protein, unknown function): protein MDFEICSDDDNFQKEKKEHLDISYFEKFLIDADNKENFDKSYDTYFKTVNKDFIYTRHHIFHSHNEDNVKKILSYYEPNVYIEEFNKKIARAYNFKYVLLENNKMRQEDKYLECLLKMENNLRNRKLKLSHDKDVEKVMNKRNFREYENCEKRDLEKENLKKRKRIDFIIKYFINAAKEINNININSGNSFFSYDHLCFLERNFLLEKIEDMNELTQNSTLMNRLINATERSKIFKKPMENNEKNEKYSQENYPHKLYTYKLDPNFVFLKPHNIDSFFLLDLKNIYGGRQIRGKEKYGYLYLIKYLSNVDEYFYIKEKKGNEKNDFPYDQRKKIFEKLEDVDYNSVREKMGEKYFLPLPKEDMEKNIKELRILKFLLLKIFRKRCKAKHCDRTFSFPLKIVITGKIKRETVLLARHLKKKFTLKIYDFNKIKKEVEHICNNNRYISNEKNDENVKNKINIIKKLKEIIKKVYEKKEDIFQVDLLYYRIKYDEDKFYKVKKNNEIMKNGKMKKYYGYIIINFFFSLKEYIMFEYKAKKFFLYNQFVHIGDMRKEKKIQSIVFSPDEENNIQYRNITKMNIQQNNKKIEEEEEEEEEEKKKNLNREKDVTITNEKNSMQKDNGNIIKKDTNILKDNNNSNDNNMISYNEYNNYNKHVENNILFFSNFICPVDDLFYMKKNYGGAIDFHFHIEKSLKQINSILYKCINNNCSCDMKEKKRIKREPHNYINNTKIDKEKEYITEMNNDEKENIEKHILLYQKKYIFRKKNDNLKNYFKRKIHIKCKIKNTKYLYHSYNIKDSTRYKEIQNKYYKFYNEPNLNNSQEDNNKKNHDNMKKREKTNHSNFYFVNKIYRFDKNFIEIENFLKNYKKKIGGLYQRYYVIKKKKNMKDIYTYASRLLSKVFSFLIKKEKKKKKNLNCKKYMKNYLDKKCYNIHYSNKYDNVINNEDNKNENIYDEKYFMRRINIDETMSSYFKLRYSNIIKTYITHLFNLFIWKIKMEKNIKKGIQYIYKNITRFIDFINSIKYINQFIEMYNKYNKLKIKNYHVQLLLLERLNKIQQIIWSEIIEQRNHNIHYNKYILYIYKWIYIQIYLIIYHEFYLINIEHQLYIDIDSFVNELLYSIIHINITTNTLKNDKKKKTNIDSIFTYIPKNQKELFTYDDHQNYFDFPFFHIILLNMNKFIIPIISNNVIEYNNNNNNNITHRIKNDDTIENLVFSKREEYIHLWVKEFRSINNYRFFYKMKYLLNNLLIILRTYFFIFQELNIYIYNFVTLHYFCIYKKINYIFGKLKRYVQAHRHIPFYFTMTLSTKRKRKKKKKTKGKIMNVDKINHEEKELYITQNKYDMNSTMDNKIIKKIHIFNIRKILNHILSYIYISQHFLVISKEHLQNVIISSLYFIKDRKKKMNSFIFLRDILNSYVNIYGVNKNFFILQAGLMYHVYNYDDKMKNSKEQDGYIFLLHFFFFLIFFFYSKPKKKHLKKIFFRYLHIIQRKMNDQGIDERKKIEIIKKQFSFLHFNEETNKSNEKQLCDYFYVEVNHQNNLERKTSEQDDLLKGECTSMSKELTNLENIKDIQSVQNVQSVQNVQSVQSIQNVQSIQSIQNIQSMGGMENIKNIKNITHLTYNEFISLGLFNFIKQKKRKQEKKRKKKHIEYYIKKENENYEIRLFNKFLFKSFLMFSLFPNFNENICIYMKNYLFKFIGDDLSSLKIWVEEKIQNMDKNVNTLKVNSEENFVKEDDEKNVAGLNNKGVEISQTKKIRVMDIFLFLLMDYNYNF, encoded by the exons ATGGATTTTGAAATATGTTCAGACGATGATAATTTtcaaaaggaaaaaaagGAACATTTAGATATTTCTTACTTTGAGAAATTCCTAATAGATGCtgataataaagaaaattttgACAAAAGCTATGATACTTATTTTAAGACTGTTAATAAGGATTTCATATATACACgtcatcatatttttcattctCATAACGAGGATAATGTGAAGAAa attttatcatattatgAACCAAATGTCTATATAGAAGAGTTCAATAAGAAAATAGCACGTGCTTACAA TTTTAAATATGTGTTGCTTGAGAATAATAAGATGCGCCAGGAGGATAAATATTTG GAGTGTTTGTTAAAGATGGAAAATAATCTGAGAAATCGTAAATTGAAACTTAG TCATGACAAGGATGTAGAAAAGGTTATGAACAAAAGGAACTTTAGAGAATACGAAAATTGTGAAAAACGTGATTtg gaaaaagaaaatttaaagaaaagaaaaagaattgattttataataaaatattttataaatgcagcaaaagaaataaacaacataaatataaattctGGGAATTCATTTTTTAGTTATGATCATCTATGTTTTTTAGAAAGAAATTTTTTGCTTGAAAAAATAGAAGATATGAATGAACTTACACAAAATAGTACACTTATGAATAGATTGATTAATGCAACTGAAAgatcaaaaatatttaaaaagcCTATGGAAAATAACgaaaaaaatgagaaaTATTCACAAGAAAATTATCCacataaattatatacGTACAAGTTGGATCCaaattttgtatttttaaaacCTCATAATATTGATTCCTTTTTTCTCTtagatttaaaaaatatttatg GTGGAAGACAAATTAGGGGGAAGGAAAAATATGGTTACTTATATCTAATCAAATATTTAAGTAATGTTGATgaatatttctatataaaagaaaaaaaggggaatgaaaaaaatgatttcCCTTATGATCaaagaaagaaaatatttgaaaagTTGGAAGATGTAGATTATAACTCTGTAAGAGAGAAAATG ggtgaaaaatattttcttccCTTACCAAAGGAGGATATGGAAAAAA ATATTAAAGAGTTGCgcattttaaaatttttattgttgaaaatatttagaAAAAG GTGTAAAGCAAAACATTGTGATAGGACATTCTCATTTCCATTAAAAATTGTTATTACGGGGAAAATAAAGAGAG AAACTGTACTTTTAGCTAGACActtgaaaaaaaagttcacattaaaaatatacgattttaataagataaaaaaggaagttgaacatatatgtaataataatagatatatatcaaatg AGAAGAATGACGAGAATGtaaagaacaaaataaacataataaaaaagttaaaagagataataaaaaaagtttaTGAAAAGAAAGAGGATATTTTTCAAGTggatttattatattatcgtataaaatatgatgaagataaattttataaagtgaaaaaaaataatgagaTTATGAAGAATGGaaagatgaaaaaatattatggttacattattataaacttttttttttcattaaaagAGTATATAATGTTTGAATATAAAGCGAAGAAATTTTTTCTATACAACCAATTTGTACATATAGGGGATAtgagaaaagaaaagaaaattcAATCGATTGTCTTTTCACcagatgaagaaaataatatacaatatagaaatattacaaaaatgaatatacaacagaataacaaaaaaattgaagaagaagaagaagaagaagaagaagaaaaaaaaaaaaacttgAATAGAGAAAAAGATGTTACAATAACAAATGAGAAGAATTCAATGCAAAAGGACAAtggaaatattataaagaaagatacaaatatattaaaagataataataatagtaatgataataatatgatatcttacaatgaatataataattataataaacatgttgaaaataatattttatttttttcaaattttatatgtCCAGTAGATGAtctattttatatgaaaaaaaattatggaGGTGCTATAgattttcattttcatataGAGAAAAGTTtgaaacaaataaattcaattttatataagtgtattaataataactGTTCATGTGatatgaaagaaaaaaaaagaataaaaagggaacctcataattatataaacaatacTAAAATAGATAAAGAGAAGGAATATATAACAGAAATGAACaatgatgaaaaagaaaatatcgaaaaacatatattgttatatcagaaaaaatatatatttagaaaaaagaatgataatttgaaaaattatttcaaaaggaaaattcatattaaatgtaaaattaaaaatacaaaatatttgtatcattcatataatataaaggaTTCAACAAGATACAAGGAgatacaaaataaatattacaaattttataatgaaCCAAACTTAAATAATAGTCAAGAAGAcaataacaaaaaaaaccatgataatatgaaaaaaagagaaaaaacaaatcattccaatttttattttgtaaataaaatataccggtttgataaaaattttatagaaatcgaaaattttttaaaaaattataaaaaaaaaatcgGAGGGTTATATCAAAGatattatgttattaaaaaaaaaaaaaatatgaaagatatatatacatatgcAAGTAGATTATTATCAAAagttttttcttttttaattaaaaaggaaaaaaaaaaaaaaaaaaatttgaattgtaagaaatatatgaagaattatcttgataaaaaatgttataacATTCATTATAGCAATAAGTATGataatgttataaataatgaagataataaaaatgaaaatatttatgatgaaaaatattttatgagaagaataaatatagatGAAACCATGTCTTCTTATTTTAAACTTAGATATtctaatataataaaaacatatattactcatttatttaatttatttatatggaaaataaaaatggaaaaaaatataaagaaagGTATAcagtatatatataaaaatattacaagATTTATAGACTTTATTAATtctataaaatatataaatcaatTTATTgaaatgtataataaatataataaattaaaaattaaaaattatcacgttcaattattattacttgaaaggttaaataaaatacaacAAATTATATGGTCGGAGATCATAGAACAAAGAAATCataatattcattataataaatatattctatatatatataaatggatatatatacaaatatatttaataatatatcatgagttttatttaattaatatagaacatcaattatatattgatatagATTCTTTTGTTAAcgaattattatattccaTAATACACATTAATATAACAACAaatacattaaaaaatgataaaaaaaaaaaaacaaatatagattctatatttacatatataccaaaaaatcaaaaagaattatttacatatgatgatcatcaaaattattttgatttcccattctttcatataatattactaAATATGAATAAGTTCATTATACCAATAATATCAAATAATGTtatagaatataataataataataataataatataacacacagaattaaaaatgatgatacTATAGAAAATCTCGTATTTTCAAAAAGAGAAgaatatattcatttgtGGGTAAAAGAATTTCGttctataaataattatagattcttttataaaatgaaatatcttcttaataatttactaataatattaagaacatattttttcatattccAAGAAttaaacatttatatttacaacTTTGTAACATTACATTATTtctgtatatataaaaaaattaattatatatttggaAAGTTGAAAAGATATGTTCAAGCCCATCGACATATCcccttttattttacaatGACTCTTAgtacaaaaagaaaaaggaaaaaaaagaagaaaacaaaaggaaaaataatgaatGTAGACAAGATAAACCATGAAGAgaaagaattatatataacacaaaataaatatgatatgaATAGCACAAtggataataaaattattaaaaaaatacatatatttaatataagaaaaatcTTGAACCATATTTTAagttacatatatatttcacaACATTTTCTAGTCATTTCAAAGGAACATTTACAAAATGTTATCATAAGTagtttatattttataaaagatagaaagaaaaaaatgaattcttttatatttcttagggatattttaaattcatatgtaaatatatatggtgtaaataaaaatttcttCATATTACAAGCAGGTTTAATGTATcatgtatataattatgatgataagATGAAGAATTCTAAAGAACAAGATGGGTACATTTTCCTTTTGcactttttctttttcctgattttttttttttattcaaaaCCTAAAAAAAAGCATCTCAAAAAG ATTTTTTTTAGATACTTACATATTATCCaaagaaaaatgaatgATCAAGGAATAGACGAACGTAAAAAAATCGAAATAATCAAAAAACAATTTTCTTTCTTACATTTTAACGAAGAAACTAATAAATCTAATGAAAAACAATTATgtgattatttttatgtcGAAGTAAATCACCAAAACAATTTAGAAAGAAAAACTTCAGAACAGGATGATTTGTTGAAGGGGGAATGTACTTCAATGTCTAAGGAATTAACGaatttagaaaatattaaagatATACAAAGTGTTCAAAATGTACAAAGTGTTCAAAATGTACAAAGTGTACAAAGTATTCAAAATGTACAAAGTATTCAAAGTATTCAAAATATTCAAAGTATGGGTGGtatggaaaatataaaaaatataaaaaatataacacatttaacatataacgaatttatatctttgggattatttaattttataaaacaaaagaaGAGGAAGcaagaaaagaaaagaaaaaaaaaacacatagaatattatataaaaaaggaaaatgaGAACTATGAAATTCGTTTGTtcaataaatttttatttaaaagtTTTTTGATGTTTTCGTTATTCCCTAATTTTAATGAgaatatttgtatatacatgaagaattatttatttaaatttattgGTGATGATCTTTCatcattaaaaatatgggtagaggaaaaaatacaaaacATGGACAAAAATGTTAATACTTTAAAGGTAAATTCCGAAGAAAATTTTGTAAAAGAAGATGATGAGAAAAATGTGGCTGgattaaataataaaggaGTAGAAATATCTCAAACGAAGAAA ATAAGAGTAAtggatatatttttatttcttctgatggattataattataatttttaa
- a CDS encoding hypothetical protein (conserved Plasmodium protein, unknown function) → MNSNHNMLKNNFTNAHTGYLNNGMPERCQVWVDLPETRNMLNSSVGKTFINIPYENYEFGLRRMYTIDTADLTNKQHLCALPKIENSLTMCANKKNPAQHGNNGNNYHVNLHENKSFNVQENHRFPQNNTKDVDIRNPTHNFQHVNSMPSFGTQFHHKGRCSPCKYEWTRGCHLGSLCRFCHDQSHVPEGTQRVVPNPQELAITRVKPENIFTSPISRNNNAPSVTKPANILNGKKKNRKHKKNTNKGQRTGGENKMNSQKEEEKTMNSKKEEEKKTDSKKKEDKMGNQKKECKRNNQKKERKRNNQKKQRKRNNQKNERKTNNQKNENKTNNQKNENKTNNQTKEHKTNNQTKEHKTNNQKKEHKTNNQTKEHNIYNCPRGNKINYQNNKNSKKMNNVVNERNPQNIGNTERNRNQTRKINYNDYTTLNTSNCTYNHNPHEDDFLNGHLNAIISNIVSHNEENDLSRIFCIIFKRDNSFEDYECLNLFVPDTVIHHMNIYPLNMVPMRRH, encoded by the exons atgaattcaaatcataatatgttaaaaaataacTTTACTAATGCACACACTGGATACCTAAACAATGGTATGCCTGAAAGATGCCAAGTATGGGTCGACTTACCAGAAACAAGAAACATGCTAAATTCGTCTGTTGGTAAAACTTTCATAAACATCCCTTatgaaaattatgaatTCGGATTAAGGAGAATGTACACAATTGATACAGCAGATCTAACTAACAAACAACATTTATGTGCATTGCCAAAAATCGAAAATTCATTAACGATGTGTgcaaacaaaaaaaatccTGCACAACATGGAAACAACGGTAATAATTACCATGTAAATTTGCATGAAAACAAAAGTTTCAATGTGCAGGAAAATCATAGATTTCCACAAAATAACACAAAGGATGTTGATATAAGAAATCCTACACATAACTTCCAACATGTAAATAGCATGCCCTCTTTTGGAACTCAATTCCATCATAAGg GTAGGTGTAGTCCTTGTAAATATGAATGGACTCGTGGATGTCACTTGGGTTCACTTTGCAGATTTTGCCATGATCAATCTCATGTTCCTGAAGGAACTCAACGAGTTGTTCCCAACCCTCAAGAGTTAGCTATTACCAGAGTGAAACCCGAGAATATTTTTACCTCACCTATTTCAA GAAACAATAATGCACCCTCTGTAACTAAACCTgcaaatattttaaatggaaagaaaaagaatagGAAACATAAAAAGAATACAAACAAAGGACAACGCACGGGAGgggaaaataaaatgaacaGTCagaaagaagaagaaaaaacaaTGAATAGTAagaaagaagaagaaaaaaaaacggatagtaagaaaaaagaagacAAAATGGGTAATCAGAAAAAGGAATGCAAAAGAAATAATCAGAAAAAGGAGCGCAAAAGAAATAATCAGAAAAAGCAACGCAAAAGAAATAATCAGAAAAATGAACGTAAAACAAATAATcagaaaaatgaaaataaaacaaataatcagaaaaatgaaaataaaacaaataacCAGACAAAGGAacataaaacaaataaCCAGACAAAGGAacataaaacaaataaCCAGAAAAAGGAacataaaacaaataaCCAGACAAAGGAacataacatatataattgtcCAAGgggaaataaaataaattaccaaaataataaaaactcaaagaaaatgaataatGTTGTAAATGAAAGGAACCCCCAAAATATAGGAAATACTGAAAGAAATAGAAATCaaacaagaaaaataaattataatgattataCAACATTAAATACTTCGAACTGCACGTATAATCATAATCCTCATGAAGATGATTTCTTAAATGGTCATTTGAATGCAATCATATCAAATATAGTTTCGCACAATGAAGAAAACGATTTATCCAgaattttttgtataatatttaaaagagATAATTCTTTTGAAGATTATGAATGCTTGAATTTGTTTGTCCCTGATACAGTTATTCAccatatgaatatatatccaCTCAACATGGTACCCATGAGGAGACACtag
- a CDS encoding hypothetical protein (conserved Plasmodium protein, unknown function) produces MYNLNLTVLLYFSYFIYCIFVSSYSTSKSKENGNMLLTNILMNKNRKNDLNELNFNEVYDLKRPKGRNIKNSEMINNNNNNDYNNMNGGLKMRKNVNKLFNTLYPNDINKEEKEINNYNNVKEKRSYINNTNNINHNNNNNDMIYKNEEDNLQHMNDIENVKSINNNIQNNKTSSYEKQKTTFDIVGNNEKMKSESKFAFVNYLKDFFQNSPYVKNFQNAIEVFFNKYDQRILESTVFFNFDETLF; encoded by the coding sequence atgTATAATTTAAACTTGACAgtcttattatatttctcatattttatttattgtatatttGTTTCTTCGTATAGCACATCCAAAAGTAAAGAAAATGGGAATATGTTATTAACGAACATTcttatgaataaaaatagaaagAATGATTTAAATGAATTGAACTTTAATGAAGTGTATGATTTGAAGAGACCTAAAGGAAGAAATATTAAGAATTCAGAAATGAtcaacaataataataataatgattataataatatgaatggtggtttaaaaatgagaaagaatgtaaataaattatttaacaCCTTATATCctaatgatataaataaagaagaaaaagaaattaataattataataatgtaaagGAAAAGAGaagttatataaataatacgaataacataaatcataataataataataatgatatgatatataaaaatgaagaagataACTTACAACATATGAATGATATAGAAAATGTAAAAAgcattaataataatatacaaaataataaaacatcttcatatgaaaaacaaaaaacaACTTTTGACATTGTAGgtaataatgaaaaaatgaaaagtGAATCTAAGTTCGCTTTtgttaattatttaaaagatttTTTTCAAAACTCACCttatgtaaaaaatttCCAAAATGCTATTGaagttttttttaataaatatgatcAGCGTATTTTGGAGTCTactgttttttttaattttgaTGAGACATTATTCTGA
- a CDS encoding mitochondrial ribosomal protein L29/L47 precursor, putative, translating to MSFFRMKRRLNFVVKRGIEELWENSFLDNNVDMKKKIEYSKTGDAWPCVLLRKKSFEDLHKLYYICLKEKNKLLGEQYFHLQNSTKMLQHGRLKKVKLTMKRILTVLSRRAIHDQCLRAKDMLKKQEEREFYEIQKFKLNEQLLCLKHKMNILKKYNSFSLEQISLTFSIKKIENKIQQIDIILNPLRKETMYLLIPHFKYQRKYSDLPGFISWKKQNIIALRNNMSKLHRLY from the coding sequence ATGTCATTTTTTCGTATGAAGAGAAGATTAAATTTTGTGGTCAAGCGAGGAATTGAAGAATTATGGGAAAATAGTTTTCTTGATAATAATGTGGATatgaagaagaagataGAATATAGTAAAACAGGAGATGCTTGGCCATGCGTTTTATTAAGGAAGAAGAGTTTTGAAGATTtacataaattatattatatatgtttaaaagaaaagaataaattaTTAGGAGAACAATATTTTCACTTACAAAATAGTACAAAAATGTTACAACATGGAAgattaaaaaaagttaaATTAACAATGAAAAGAATTTTGACTGTTTTATCAAGAAGAGCTATTCATGATCAATGTTTAAGAGCAAAGGACatgttaaaaaaacaagaagaaagagaattttatgaaatacagaaatttaaattaaatgaacaattattatgtttaaaacataaaatgaatattttaaaaaaatataattctttttcaCTCGAACAAATTTCTTTAACTttttctataaaaaaaatagaaaacAAAATACAACAAATTGATATTATACTTAATCCTTTAAGAAAAGAAACTATGTACTTATTAATTCCACATTTTAAATACCAAAGGAAATATTCCGATTTACCAGGTTTTATATCATggaaaaaacaaaatataattgccctaagaaataatatgagTAAATTACACAGGCTATATTGA